GGACTGTGCCACCGATGTCTCGGCCATCCCGGCCCCCGCCGAAGATCCGCTAGATCGTTTCGGCGAGGCTAACGCACTCTCATCGGGAGAATCGGGACTTCCGCAAGATTGGCACTCGGGTGACACGCCCAGACGTCACTCGGGTGACACCCGGCGCTCGATGTAGCGGGCGACGCCTTCGAGCACGAGATCGAGGCCGAACGCGAAGTCGTCGCCGAGCCATTCGTCGTCGGGCTCGGCGTAGCCGTCGAAGGACTCGTCGGCGACGATGCGGGCCAGCACCGGGTGCTCGGCGGGGTTGACGAACGACGTCAGCATGCGGCCGTAGGCCTGGTCCCAGGCCGCCTGCGGCACGCCGGTGCGCTTCTCGACGTCGGCCAGCGTGGTGGCCAGCTGGGCGTGCCCGCGGACGAAGCCGCTGAGCACGACCAGGATGCCGAGCATCTCTCCCCCGCTGAGCCCGGTCTCGTCGAGCGCGGCGAGCGCCTGCTCCATGCGCTTGATCTGGTTGGGGCCCATCGGCGGCGCGTTCATCGGGACGTCCAGGGCCCAGCGCCGGCGCCGGTAGATGTCGGCGGTGTCGGTGGCCCACCAGCGCAGCTTGTCGCGCCAGCCGGTCAGCTCGGGCGGGATGTCGGGCACCACGGACGCGTGCTCGACCATGAGCTCGAGCAGGTCGGTCTTGCTGGGCACGTACCGGTACAGCGACATCGTGGTGTACCCGAGCTCGTCGGCCACCCGTCGCATGGAGACCGCCGCCACCCCTTCGGCGTCGGCGATGGCGATGCCGGTGTCGACGATCTGCCGCAGCGACAGCGCGGGCTTGGGCCCGCGGGTCGGCGGCGCCTGGACGTCCCACAGCAGGTCGAGCGTGCGGTTCGGATCGGCCTGACGCTGGTCGGTGGCCATGCTCCCCCTTCGTCGGTGGCGTGCGCTTGACGCCCATCCTAGAACTGTGTACAACATAAACCAAGCGATATACGCCATAAACAGTTTAAGGGAGGGTGGCAGTGACCACGAACGACGCGGCGATCGCCGCACAGGGGCTGCGCAAGCGATACGGCAACGCCTACGCACTGGACGGGCTGGACCTCACGGTCGAGCGCGGGGTCGTGCACGGCCTGCTCGGCCCCAACGGCGCCGGCAAGACCACCGCCGTCCGCATCCTGTCGACGCTGCTGCGCTTCGACGAGGGCAGCGCCCGGGTCGCGGGGCACGACGTCGTCGCCGAGCCCGACGAGGTGCGCCGCCGCATCGGCCTGACCGGCCAGTACGCCGCGGTCGACGAGACGCTGTCCGGGCGGCAGAACCTGGTGATGTTCGGCCGGCTCTACCACCTGGGTGCGCGGCAGGCGCAGCGGCGGGCCGACGAGCTGCTCGAGCAGTTCGCGCTCACCGACGCCGCCGACCGCTCCGGCCGGACGTACTCCGGCGGCATGCGGCGCCGGCTCGACCTCGCGGCCAGCCTGATCCTGGCGCCCGAGGTGCTGTTCCTCGACGAGCCCACCACGGGTCTCGACCCGCGCAGCCGCAACGACGTCTGGGACGCGGTCCGCTCCCTGGTCGCAGGCGGCACCACGGTGCTGCTGACGACGCAATACCTGGAGGAGGCCGACCAGCTGGCCGGGCGCATCTCCGTCATCGACACCGGCCGCGTCGTCGCCGAGGGCACCGCCGACGAGCTGAAGGCGCGCATCGGCGGCGACCGCATCGAGGTCGTCGTCCGCGACGGCGCCCAGCTCGGCGCCGCGGCCGCCGTCGTCGCCCGTATCGGCACCGCCGAGCCCGAGGTGGACGCCGACACCCGGCGGGTCAGCGCGCCCGTGGCCGACCGCATGGCCGCGCTCACCGACACCGTCCGCGAGCTCCAGGCCGCCGGTGTCGTCGCCGAGGACATCGGCCTGCGCCGTCCGACCCTCGACGAAGCCT
This Jiangella alba DNA region includes the following protein-coding sequences:
- a CDS encoding TetR/AcrR family transcriptional regulator, with product MATDQRQADPNRTLDLLWDVQAPPTRGPKPALSLRQIVDTGIAIADAEGVAAVSMRRVADELGYTTMSLYRYVPSKTDLLELMVEHASVVPDIPPELTGWRDKLRWWATDTADIYRRRRWALDVPMNAPPMGPNQIKRMEQALAALDETGLSGGEMLGILVVLSGFVRGHAQLATTLADVEKRTGVPQAAWDQAYGRMLTSFVNPAEHPVLARIVADESFDGYAEPDDEWLGDDFAFGLDLVLEGVARYIERRVSPE
- a CDS encoding ATP-binding cassette domain-containing protein gives rise to the protein MTTNDAAIAAQGLRKRYGNAYALDGLDLTVERGVVHGLLGPNGAGKTTAVRILSTLLRFDEGSARVAGHDVVAEPDEVRRRIGLTGQYAAVDETLSGRQNLVMFGRLYHLGARQAQRRADELLEQFALTDAADRSGRTYSGGMRRRLDLAASLILAPEVLFLDEPTTGLDPRSRNDVWDAVRSLVAGGTTVLLTTQYLEEADQLAGRISVIDTGRVVAEGTADELKARIGGDRIEVVVRDGAQLGAAAAVVARIGTAEPEVDADTRRVSAPVADRMAALTDTVRELQAAGVVAEDIGLRRPTLDEAFLHLTGHSADHAATANEETAA